One region of Campylobacter concisus genomic DNA includes:
- the fliR gene encoding flagellar biosynthetic protein FliR → MELVEFFGADKVITFMLLFARLSGLIVFFPFFSHNQIPLSVKTLLVFALCVVLFPLSHAHEHAINFLIMEILSEAMLGLCAGLLLNIVFAILQMAGEQISMIMGFSMASVLDPQTGTNSPVIANILNFIALLAFLMLDGHHLILQFYSTSLSAIPLGDFYPRSGVMSYALKLFGNLFMFGFVLAFPIIALSILSDAIFGMLMKTMPQFNLLVVGYPIKVSIGFSVLIAILAGIIKIITDMMVQILNDMPALFF, encoded by the coding sequence ATGGAACTAGTCGAGTTTTTTGGAGCGGATAAAGTCATAACCTTTATGCTCCTTTTTGCACGTCTTAGTGGGCTTATCGTATTTTTTCCATTTTTTTCTCACAATCAAATCCCGCTTAGCGTAAAAACTTTGCTAGTTTTTGCCCTTTGTGTTGTGCTTTTTCCGCTCTCACATGCTCATGAGCATGCTATAAATTTTTTGATCATGGAAATTTTAAGTGAGGCTATGCTCGGACTTTGTGCTGGGCTTTTGCTAAATATAGTTTTTGCCATACTTCAAATGGCTGGCGAGCAAATCTCAATGATTATGGGTTTTTCGATGGCTTCAGTGCTTGATCCGCAAACTGGTACAAATTCACCAGTGATCGCAAATATTTTAAATTTTATCGCGCTTCTTGCATTTTTGATGCTTGATGGGCACCATTTGATATTGCAGTTTTATTCCACTTCACTTTCTGCTATACCGCTTGGAGATTTTTATCCAAGAAGTGGTGTGATGAGCTACGCCCTAAAGCTTTTTGGCAATCTTTTTATGTTTGGATTTGTTCTAGCTTTTCCTATTATCGCGCTTTCTATACTTTCGGATGCTATTTTTGGCATGCTTATGAAAACTATGCCACAATTTAACCTATTAGTCGTTGGTTATCCTATTAAGGTAAGTATTGGCTTTTCGGTTTTGATAGCTATTTTAGCCGGCATTATAAAAATCATAACTGATATGATGGTGCAGATTTTAAACGATATGCCAGCACTATTTTTTTAA
- the gmk gene encoding guanylate kinase, which produces MQGQILVVSGPSGSGKSTLLGRLLKEEKDLYFSISSTTRAKREGEVDGVDYYFIKEDEFKSGIEKGEFLEWAQVHKNYYGTSLKPVLAALEAGKIVIFDIDVQGFHIALEKFRSYITSVFITTANKKELKKRLKNRGTDSDETIENRLMNAVGEMEHILEYDYFLVNDDIEKSYKGLKSILRAMRLKSTKIDLRRVIDEWIDC; this is translated from the coding sequence TTGCAAGGACAAATTTTAGTAGTTTCTGGACCTAGCGGAAGCGGTAAAAGCACGCTTTTGGGCCGTCTTTTAAAGGAAGAGAAGGATCTTTATTTTTCTATTTCAAGCACGACTAGAGCAAAAAGAGAAGGCGAAGTCGATGGAGTGGATTACTATTTTATAAAAGAAGATGAGTTTAAAAGCGGCATAGAAAAGGGCGAATTTTTAGAATGGGCGCAGGTGCATAAAAACTATTATGGAACGAGTCTAAAGCCTGTTTTAGCAGCACTTGAGGCTGGGAAGATAGTTATATTTGATATCGACGTACAAGGCTTTCACATCGCACTTGAAAAATTTAGAAGCTACATAACTTCAGTTTTTATCACGACTGCAAATAAAAAAGAGCTTAAAAAACGCTTGAAAAACCGCGGAACTGATAGCGACGAAACGATAGAAAATCGCCTAATGAACGCAGTTGGCGAGATGGAGCACATCTTAGAATATGATTATTTTTTGGTAAATGATGACATTGAAAAGAGTTATAAAGGCCTAAAATCAATTCTTAGAGCGATGAGGTTAAAAAGCACGAAAATAGATCTAAGACGCGTTATTGATGAGTGGATAGATTGCTAG
- the tatA gene encoding twin-arginine translocase TatA/TatE family subunit produces MGSFSIGHWLVVLAIIVLLFGAKKIPELAKGLGKGIKTFKAEMEDTTPEKSEKVEHKEENANSQKIEETTKNA; encoded by the coding sequence ATGGGTTCTTTTAGTATTGGTCACTGGCTAGTTGTTTTAGCGATTATTGTTTTACTTTTTGGAGCAAAGAAGATCCCAGAACTTGCAAAAGGACTAGGCAAAGGCATAAAGACTTTTAAGGCTGAGATGGAAGATACAACACCTGAAAAAAGTGAGAAAGTCGAGCATAAAGAAGAGAATGCCAATAGTCAAAAAATAGAAGAAACAACTAAAAACGCATAG
- a CDS encoding triose-phosphate isomerase, with protein MRFLANLKCNHTRESFAKYAEILDANLSSNDDVTVFPPFSALDLTAHKFKLGAQNFYPCESGAHTGEIGKAMLDEFGVKSVLIGHSERRELGESEELLRAKFDFAVKAGWQIVYCIGENLSVNEAGHTKEFLANQLKNIDLGYEQLLIAYEPIWAIGTGKSASAEQIEEILNFIREQTSTPLLYGGSVNAANIGGIAGIASCDGVLVGTASWDATKFLELIRVVS; from the coding sequence GTGAGGTTTTTAGCAAATTTAAAGTGCAATCACACGAGAGAAAGCTTTGCTAAATACGCTGAAATTTTAGACGCAAATTTAAGCTCAAACGACGATGTGACGGTATTTCCTCCGTTTAGCGCGCTTGATCTTACGGCTCATAAATTTAAACTCGGTGCGCAAAATTTCTACCCGTGCGAAAGCGGCGCTCACACCGGCGAGATCGGTAAGGCGATGCTGGACGAGTTTGGCGTAAAAAGCGTGCTGATCGGGCACTCCGAACGGCGCGAGCTTGGCGAGAGCGAGGAGCTTTTGCGAGCTAAATTTGATTTCGCAGTAAAGGCGGGCTGGCAGATTGTCTACTGCATCGGCGAAAATTTGAGCGTAAACGAAGCAGGTCACACAAAGGAGTTTCTAGCGAATCAGCTAAAAAATATCGACCTTGGTTACGAGCAGCTGTTGATCGCCTACGAGCCAATTTGGGCGATAGGCACGGGCAAGAGCGCGAGCGCAGAGCAGATAGAGGAGATTTTAAATTTCATTCGCGAGCAGACGAGCACGCCGCTGCTTTACGGAGGTAGCGTAAATGCCGCAAATATCGGCGGAATAGCGGGTATCGCAAGCTGCGACGGGGTACTAGTAGGTACGGCGAGCTGGGACGCAACGAAATTTTTGGAGCTTATACGCGTTGTCTCGTGA
- the fabI gene encoding enoyl-ACP reductase FabI gives MILKGKKGLIVGVANAKSIAYGIAKACCDQGAQMAFTYLNDALKKRVEPIAEEFGSKFVYELDVNNPAHLDGLADRIKTDLGEIDFVVHAVAYAPKEALEGEFVNTTKEAFDIAMGTSVYSLLSLTRAVLPVLKEGGSVLTLTYLGGPKFVPHYNVMGVAKAALESSVRYLAHDLGAKNIRVNAISAGPIKTLAASGIGDFRMILRYNEVNSPLKRNVTTEDVGNSAMYLLSDLASGVTGEVHYVDCGYNIMGMGDVATDAEGNTILAWDAK, from the coding sequence ATGATACTAAAAGGCAAAAAAGGCCTCATCGTTGGTGTTGCTAACGCTAAGTCAATAGCTTACGGCATTGCAAAAGCTTGCTGCGATCAAGGCGCGCAGATGGCGTTTACATACCTAAATGACGCTCTTAAAAAGCGCGTAGAGCCGATCGCAGAGGAGTTTGGTAGCAAATTCGTCTATGAGCTTGACGTAAACAATCCTGCTCACCTTGACGGTCTTGCGGATCGTATCAAAACAGACCTTGGCGAGATAGATTTCGTCGTGCACGCAGTGGCTTATGCACCAAAAGAAGCGCTAGAGGGCGAGTTTGTAAATACGACCAAGGAGGCCTTTGATATCGCAATGGGCACTAGCGTTTATTCGTTGCTAAGCCTTACTCGTGCGGTTTTACCAGTGCTAAAAGAGGGCGGCTCGGTGCTTACGCTCACGTATCTAGGCGGACCGAAATTTGTGCCACACTACAACGTAATGGGTGTTGCAAAAGCGGCGCTTGAAAGCTCAGTTCGCTACCTAGCACACGACCTTGGAGCTAAAAATATCCGCGTAAACGCGATCAGTGCAGGCCCTATCAAAACGCTTGCCGCAAGCGGAATTGGCGATTTTAGGATGATTTTACGCTATAACGAAGTAAATAGCCCGCTAAAACGCAACGTCACGACTGAAGACGTCGGCAACAGTGCTATGTATCTGCTTAGCGACCTTGCTAGCGGCGTAACAGGCGAAGTTCACTACGTAGACTGCGGCTATAACATCATGGGCATGGGCGACGTGGCTACCGACGCCGAAGGCAACACGATCCTAGCTTGGGATGCAAAATAA
- a CDS encoding phosphoglycerate kinase: MSEILSINDLELSGAKVFVRCDFNVPMDEFLNITDDRRIRSAIPTIRYCLDNGCSVVLASHLGRPKNGFEEKFSLRGVAKRLSRLLDRDVIFAEDVVGTDAKAKVAALKPGEILLLENLRFEKGETKNDEALAGELAKYGEFYINDAFGVCHRAHSSVEAITKFYDEKHKAAGFLLQKEINFAQNLIKHPARPFVAVVGGSKVSGKLQALHNLLPRVDKLIIGGGMAFTFLKSLGENIGNSLLEEDLIEDAREILRKGRELGVKIYLPVDVVAAQTFSAESAVKFVPAQEIPSGWMGLDIGPASIRLFKEVIADAQTIWWNGPMGVFEMDKFSKGSIKMSHAIIDTHATTVVGGGDTADVVERAGDADEMTFISTGGGASLELIEGKELPGIKPLRKAVE, from the coding sequence ATGAGTGAAATTTTATCGATCAACGATCTTGAGCTAAGCGGCGCGAAGGTATTTGTGAGGTGCGATTTTAACGTGCCGATGGACGAGTTTTTAAACATCACCGATGACCGCAGGATCCGCTCAGCGATACCAACTATCCGCTACTGCCTAGATAACGGCTGCAGCGTGGTTTTAGCTAGTCACCTAGGACGACCGAAAAATGGCTTTGAGGAGAAATTTTCGCTACGAGGCGTGGCAAAAAGGCTTTCAAGGCTGCTTGATAGAGACGTGATATTTGCCGAGGACGTCGTCGGCACGGACGCCAAAGCTAAAGTCGCCGCGCTAAAACCGGGCGAAATTTTACTTCTTGAAAATTTGCGCTTTGAAAAGGGCGAGACCAAAAACGACGAGGCGCTAGCCGGCGAGCTCGCTAAATACGGCGAATTTTACATAAACGACGCGTTTGGCGTCTGCCACAGAGCGCACAGCTCGGTCGAGGCGATCACTAAATTTTACGACGAGAAGCACAAGGCGGCGGGATTTTTACTGCAAAAAGAGATAAATTTCGCTCAAAATCTCATCAAACACCCTGCGCGCCCGTTCGTAGCGGTCGTGGGCGGTAGTAAGGTAAGCGGCAAGCTACAAGCCCTGCACAACCTGCTTCCGCGCGTGGATAAGCTGATAATCGGCGGCGGCATGGCGTTTACGTTTTTAAAATCGCTCGGCGAAAATATCGGAAACTCGCTGCTTGAAGAGGATCTCATCGAGGACGCGCGCGAAATTTTACGCAAGGGCAGGGAGCTTGGCGTTAAAATTTACCTGCCCGTAGATGTCGTCGCGGCTCAGACGTTTTCAGCTGAAAGCGCCGTGAAATTTGTCCCCGCACAAGAAATACCAAGCGGCTGGATGGGGCTAGATATCGGACCGGCGTCCATTAGGCTCTTTAAAGAGGTCATAGCCGACGCGCAAACCATCTGGTGGAACGGGCCGATGGGCGTTTTTGAGATGGATAAATTTAGCAAAGGCAGCATCAAAATGAGCCACGCCATCATCGACACACACGCGACTACGGTCGTGGGCGGCGGCGATACGGCCGATGTGGTCGAACGCGCCGGGGATGCCGACGAGATGACCTTTATCTCCACGGGCGGCGGTGCGAGCTTGGAGCTCATCGAGGGCAAGGAGCTACCTGGCATAAAACCGCTTAGAAAGGCTGTGGAGTGA
- the argS gene encoding arginine--tRNA ligase, with product MKNKIKAEISKVLEREFVLEKPKDKNLAHYATPLFSLAKELRKSPAVIASEFADKFSDSKIVEASAVNGYLNFKLKSEFLDEISKQILLDSENFAKEDVKKNSYLIEYISANPTGPLHIGHVRGAVYGDTLARLGKRLGYAISTEYYINDAGNQIDLLGTSISLAAKEQLFNESVVYPEKYYRGDYILDIARLANEKFGKEIFYDESRNLELAEFGKDIVLEIIKKDLADVGIFIESWASEKALYDGLEPTINKLKRSNQMYEKEGATYIASTTLGDDNDRVVVRNDGRPTYLAGDIIYHNAKFEKNFDHYINIWGADHHGYIARLKAAINFLGYDESKLEVILMQMVSLLKDGKPYKMSKRAGNAVLMSDIVSEIGAEALRFIFISKANTSSLEFDVDELKKEDSSNPIFYINYAHARINQVFAKAGKNVQDVINADFECLDENAKNLLFEALVLPEILEDAFISRQLQKIPDYLKSLAASFHKFYNENRVVGNENEDSLLKVFAVVAISIKTAFNIMGITAKDRM from the coding sequence TTGAAAAATAAAATAAAAGCTGAAATTTCAAAGGTTTTAGAGCGTGAATTTGTGCTTGAAAAGCCAAAGGATAAAAATTTAGCCCACTATGCAACGCCACTTTTTAGCCTAGCAAAGGAGCTAAGAAAGTCGCCAGCCGTGATAGCTAGCGAGTTTGCCGATAAATTTAGTGATAGCAAAATAGTTGAAGCTAGTGCAGTAAATGGCTACTTAAATTTCAAGCTAAAAAGCGAGTTTTTAGATGAAATTTCAAAGCAAATTTTGCTAGATAGCGAAAATTTTGCAAAAGAAGATGTGAAAAAAAATAGTTATTTAATAGAATATATCAGTGCAAATCCAACTGGACCACTTCACATCGGACACGTTAGAGGCGCAGTTTATGGCGATACTTTGGCAAGACTTGGTAAAAGACTTGGCTATGCTATCTCGACAGAATACTATATAAACGATGCTGGTAATCAAATCGACCTACTTGGCACTTCGATATCGCTTGCGGCAAAAGAGCAGCTTTTCAACGAAAGCGTCGTCTATCCAGAGAAATACTACAGAGGCGATTATATTTTGGATATTGCTAGGCTTGCAAATGAGAAATTTGGCAAGGAAATTTTTTATGACGAGAGCAGAAACCTTGAGCTTGCCGAGTTTGGCAAGGATATCGTGCTTGAAATCATTAAAAAAGATTTAGCAGATGTTGGGATATTCATAGAGAGCTGGGCTAGTGAGAAGGCTCTTTATGACGGCCTAGAGCCAACTATAAACAAGCTAAAACGCTCAAATCAAATGTATGAAAAAGAGGGCGCTACTTATATCGCTTCGACTACACTTGGCGATGATAACGATAGGGTTGTGGTTAGAAATGACGGCAGGCCAACATATCTAGCTGGCGATATCATCTATCACAACGCGAAATTTGAGAAAAATTTTGATCACTATATAAACATTTGGGGTGCTGACCATCACGGATATATCGCAAGGCTTAAGGCTGCGATAAATTTCCTTGGATACGATGAAAGCAAGCTTGAAGTGATACTTATGCAGATGGTTAGTCTGCTAAAAGATGGCAAGCCATACAAGATGAGCAAGCGCGCTGGTAATGCCGTGCTGATGAGCGATATCGTAAGTGAGATCGGTGCTGAGGCGCTTAGATTTATCTTTATAAGCAAGGCAAATACGAGTAGTTTGGAATTTGACGTAGATGAGCTTAAAAAAGAGGATAGCTCAAATCCTATTTTTTATATAAACTACGCTCACGCTAGGATAAATCAAGTCTTCGCAAAGGCTGGGAAAAATGTTCAAGATGTAATCAATGCTGACTTTGAATGCCTAGATGAAAATGCGAAAAATTTACTTTTTGAGGCGCTAGTCTTACCTGAAATTTTAGAGGATGCTTTTATCTCAAGGCAGCTTCAAAAGATCCCAGACTATCTGAAGTCACTAGCTGCTAGCTTTCATAAATTTTATAATGAAAACCGTGTGGTTGGAAATGAAAACGAAGATAGCTTACTAAAAGTCTTTGCAGTTGTTGCTATCTCTATAAAAACAGCATTTAATATAATGGGAATCACAGCTAAAGATAGGATGTAG
- a CDS encoding sugar transferase: MIILGEKYAFTSLELEKLRKKFGQVNFLSHENSDAKALRSALENLIKSGDQRLIVLNTAKPVDGKLVRFLTLLQFKTKYKKIKFLNVENFLEIYLHKCYIPENGENLNFLDEIRPYGAFAYALKRIIDYASCLVLFILLFCLKFYVKRKIDEQSPGSLYFLQSRVGLDNREFECIKFRSMMEDAEKDGAKFASENDERVFEFGEFMRKTRIDEVPQCINVLRRQMHLIGPRPERRHWINFFEKEIPYYNERHIVRPGITGWAQVNYPYGSNTHDAKQKLMYDLYYIKHWSLWLEIKIIVKTIAIVFEKKGV; this comes from the coding sequence ATGATCATCCTTGGCGAAAAATATGCTTTTACCAGCCTAGAACTAGAAAAGCTTAGAAAGAAATTTGGTCAAGTAAATTTTTTATCCCACGAAAATAGCGACGCAAAAGCCTTGCGAAGCGCACTAGAAAATCTCATAAAATCAGGCGATCAAAGGCTGATCGTACTAAATACTGCAAAGCCAGTCGATGGCAAACTGGTGAGATTTCTCACGCTTTTGCAGTTTAAGACAAAGTATAAAAAGATAAAATTTTTAAATGTAGAGAATTTTTTAGAAATTTATCTACACAAATGTTATATCCCAGAAAATGGCGAAAATCTTAATTTTTTAGATGAGATAAGGCCTTATGGTGCCTTTGCTTACGCACTCAAGCGAATAATCGATTATGCTAGCTGTTTGGTGCTTTTTATCTTGCTTTTTTGCCTAAAATTTTATGTAAAAAGAAAGATAGACGAGCAATCACCTGGAAGCCTTTACTTTTTACAAAGTAGAGTTGGGCTGGACAATAGAGAATTTGAGTGCATCAAATTTCGCTCGATGATGGAAGATGCCGAGAAAGATGGGGCAAAATTTGCTAGTGAAAATGACGAGAGAGTATTTGAGTTTGGCGAATTTATGCGAAAAACTCGTATAGACGAGGTACCACAGTGTATAAATGTGCTTCGCAGGCAAATGCATCTGATAGGTCCAAGGCCCGAGCGAAGACACTGGATAAATTTCTTTGAAAAAGAGATCCCTTACTACAATGAACGCCACATCGTTCGCCCAGGGATTACTGGCTGGGCGCAGGTGAACTACCCTTATGGCTCAAATACACACGACGCAAAACAAAAACTAATGTATGATCTTTACTACATCAAACACTGGTCGCTTTGGCTGGAGATAAAGATCATAGTAAAAACTATTGCGATTGTATTTGAGAAAAAAGGCGTTTAA
- the gap gene encoding type I glyceraldehyde-3-phosphate dehydrogenase translates to MSVKVAINGFGRIGRCAARIILERDDVELVAINDTATRDMTRYLLKYDSVHGEFKQDVKVISDEFIEVNGKKIRVFSTRDLNELSYADYGADVVLECTGKFLTTEKCEPYLARGVKKVVMSAPAKDDTATFVVGVNDDKYAGEAIVSNASCTTNGLAPVAKVLNDKFGIVKGLMTTIHAYTNGQSLVDVKAKDFRRSRAAALNIGPTTTGAAKAISKVLPELNGKMHGQAVRVPVANVSMVDLTAVLKRPASKEEINEAFRAAAESNLKGILFVDDDYRVSSDFCTSAYSSIVASDTTQVIADDMVKVFAWYDNEWGYSTRLVDLAKIVATK, encoded by the coding sequence ATGTCAGTTAAAGTAGCAATAAACGGCTTCGGGCGTATCGGCAGGTGCGCTGCTCGTATTATTTTAGAGCGAGACGACGTTGAGCTTGTCGCTATCAACGACACGGCGACGCGCGACATGACGCGCTATCTGCTCAAATACGACAGCGTGCACGGCGAATTTAAGCAAGATGTTAAGGTGATAAGCGACGAATTTATAGAAGTAAACGGCAAAAAGATAAGAGTTTTTTCAACAAGAGATCTAAATGAGCTAAGCTACGCAGACTACGGCGCAGACGTGGTTTTGGAGTGTACGGGCAAGTTTTTGACCACCGAAAAATGCGAACCGTACCTAGCTCGCGGCGTCAAAAAAGTCGTCATGAGCGCTCCGGCAAAAGACGACACGGCGACGTTCGTAGTCGGCGTAAACGACGATAAATACGCAGGCGAAGCGATCGTCTCAAACGCAAGCTGCACCACAAACGGCCTTGCGCCCGTCGCAAAGGTGCTAAACGACAAATTCGGCATCGTAAAAGGGCTCATGACCACGATCCACGCTTATACGAACGGACAGAGCCTAGTAGACGTAAAAGCTAAAGACTTCCGCCGCTCGCGCGCTGCAGCCCTAAATATCGGGCCTACGACCACCGGAGCCGCAAAAGCGATCTCAAAAGTACTTCCCGAGCTAAACGGCAAGATGCACGGCCAAGCAGTCCGCGTACCGGTCGCAAACGTCTCTATGGTCGATCTAACGGCGGTTTTAAAAAGACCTGCTAGCAAAGAGGAGATAAACGAGGCGTTTAGAGCGGCTGCGGAGTCGAATTTGAAGGGAATTTTATTCGTCGATGACGATTATAGAGTTAGCAGCGACTTTTGCACGAGCGCATACAGCAGCATCGTAGCTAGCGACACGACGCAGGTCATCGCTGATGATATGGTAAAGGTCTTTGCGTGGTATGACAACGAGTGGGGCTACTCGACAAGGCTTGTGGATCTAGCTAAGATCGTGGCTACGAAGTAA
- the nadD gene encoding nicotinate (nicotinamide) nucleotide adenylyltransferase, protein MKLALFGGSFDPVHLGHDSIVRMALSGLDIDKLIIMPTFISPFKSEFSAPPELRLKWIREIWGGLEKVEISDYEINLARPVPTIETVKYLYEKFKIEKFYLIIGADHLATLDKWHGYEELKNLVQFVIAKRNHIEIPQNLQKMDVHVDVSSSQIRHQKGLDELPSEIKDEVINFYQGYKMQERSMQERTESIVKVLDAKKAEEIQVFDMSGDDYFVKAVVIATTLGERHAYSLAEDLKEELKPLGEKFIGTESSPDWIVMDLGDILIHLLSPAYRAKYNIEEFLQKLKTSKES, encoded by the coding sequence ATGAAGTTAGCACTTTTTGGCGGAAGCTTTGATCCGGTTCATTTAGGACACGATAGCATTGTAAGAATGGCACTAAGTGGCCTTGATATCGACAAGCTCATCATCATGCCAACTTTTATAAGTCCCTTTAAGAGCGAATTTTCAGCTCCACCAGAGCTTCGCCTAAAGTGGATAAGAGAAATTTGGGGCGGCCTAGAGAAGGTCGAGATCTCAGACTATGAGATAAATTTAGCTCGCCCAGTGCCTACCATAGAGACAGTTAAGTATTTGTATGAGAAATTCAAGATAGAGAAATTTTATCTCATAATAGGCGCGGACCACCTAGCTACGCTTGACAAGTGGCATGGCTACGAGGAGCTAAAAAATTTAGTGCAGTTTGTGATCGCTAAGCGCAATCACATAGAAATTCCGCAAAATTTACAAAAAATGGACGTGCACGTGGATGTTAGCTCGTCGCAGATCAGGCACCAAAAGGGGCTTGATGAGCTGCCTAGCGAGATAAAAGATGAAGTTATAAATTTTTACCAAGGATACAAAATGCAAGAGAGATCGATGCAAGAGCGCACCGAAAGTATAGTTAAGGTTTTAGACGCAAAAAAGGCTGAAGAGATACAAGTGTTTGATATGAGTGGGGATGATTATTTCGTAAAGGCCGTAGTTATCGCTACTACGCTTGGCGAGAGGCACGCTTACTCGCTGGCTGAGGATCTAAAAGAGGAGCTTAAGCCTCTTGGAGAAAAATTTATAGGCACAGAGAGCTCGCCTGATTGGATCGTGATGGACCTTGGAGACATTTTGATACATCTTTTAAGCCCAGCTTACAGAGCAAAATACAACATCGAAGAGTTTTTGCAAAAGCTAAAAACTAGCAAAGAGTCTTAA
- a CDS encoding YeiH family protein, translating to MSHKFLAVLVLALICAVSFTLSNTLLAKFHTSPLIISIILGAVFANLFTKQAQILKSSGVVAIAGKQILRLGIILFGFNISLSEIASVGTLGVIYAAFMVFATFCFALFTAKALGLSKDSAVLIGSGASICGVAAVMATQNEIKADANKLAIAICTVVLFGTIGMFIYPFIAKFLALTPHQTGFFIGGSLHEVAHVVAASAAFDSAASSTALIIKMLRVIMLVPFLFLLNFLNLSQNSDASKLKSIPWFALFFLVAICVRSLPFFPENLVQILKLAASICLCVAMCALGFGIDRSIFKATGKKPFLVALFIFLWLICSSLVFVKTLC from the coding sequence ATGTCTCATAAATTTCTTGCTGTGCTTGTTCTGGCGCTGATTTGTGCCGTCTCTTTTACGCTCTCAAACACACTTTTAGCTAAATTTCACACTAGCCCACTCATCATCTCCATCATTTTAGGCGCCGTTTTTGCAAATCTTTTTACAAAACAGGCTCAAATTTTAAAAAGTAGTGGCGTCGTAGCGATCGCTGGAAAGCAAATTTTAAGGCTAGGTATCATACTTTTTGGCTTTAACATAAGCCTTAGCGAGATCGCAAGTGTTGGCACTCTAGGCGTGATATATGCAGCTTTTATGGTATTTGCGACCTTTTGCTTTGCGCTTTTTACCGCTAAAGCTTTGGGTCTTAGTAAGGATAGCGCTGTGCTCATTGGCTCAGGGGCAAGTATATGCGGCGTAGCTGCTGTCATGGCTACTCAAAATGAGATAAAAGCAGACGCAAACAAGCTTGCTATCGCCATTTGCACGGTGGTGCTCTTTGGGACGATTGGCATGTTTATCTACCCATTTATCGCTAAATTTCTAGCTCTCACGCCGCACCAAACTGGCTTTTTTATCGGTGGCTCACTTCACGAAGTAGCCCACGTAGTCGCAGCCTCAGCGGCATTTGATAGCGCAGCAAGTAGTACCGCCCTCATCATAAAAATGCTTCGCGTAATCATGCTCGTACCATTTTTGTTCTTGCTAAATTTCTTAAATTTAAGCCAAAATAGTGACGCCTCAAAGCTAAAGAGTATACCTTGGTTTGCGCTATTTTTCTTAGTGGCGATCTGCGTTAGATCTTTGCCATTTTTCCCTGAAAATTTGGTGCAAATTTTAAAGCTAGCAGCTAGCATCTGCCTTTGCGTTGCGATGTGTGCTTTGGGATTTGGGATAGATAGAAGCATTTTTAAAGCGACGGGCAAAAAGCCATTTTTAGTAGCACTCTTTATATTTTTATGGCTTATTTGCTCTTCGCTTGTTTTTGTTAAGACTCTTTGCTAG